Within the Gigantopelta aegis isolate Gae_Host chromosome 8, Gae_host_genome, whole genome shotgun sequence genome, the region TTGTTCATAGTAACAGAAAATGCTGTACACATTGAAAACAAAGTCTCGTCAATAGATCTGGTGGCCGGATCCTGTTGGGGATTTGTAAGGTCAATACTAAGAGAACAGGTCTACATTATGACAACCATTgttgacatacatacagatgaGAATACTAAATTTGAAACCTTAATGTATGCGACAATACAACAGTTGATGTCAGAAGATAATCAAGGACTTGATGAATTTGTTGTTGATGGAAATTCTATTTGGTGTCAGCAAGTCTTTCCAAATGACGATATGCCATTATATCGAAACAACAAGCTTGATACACTCTGCAAAGCAAGTCTGTTGTCAAGGAATAAAAACAGTCTTTCAAAACTATACCTTACCTATGACAGTCACGTAGCACAATGTGATCTACCGCAGCCTGTAGAAATCATGACAACAAGAGTTGTTATGCATGACTCACATTTGTATCCACAGTGTTCCCCAGAAACAAAAGTAGTCACTCTTGAATTTATTGGAACACTGTCTACAGGAAATGATGATCAGCAAAACGTGGTAGCGTTTTTCCCATCCAGAGTTAATACATTCATGACAGTTCCAAAACAATGTATTATTGAGATCACCAACATGCCATGTTATGCACCAGGACTTGTAAcaacacttgttttgttttggcaCCATTGCATGCTAATTGACAATCAAATAGAAACATCAGATACAatgtataaaatgtttgtaaggTGGATTGGGAAGGCACACTCCAACATGACAAATGTCAtggatatattcattatttattctaATGTTACTCGTTTTGTGGCAGAGGCACTTTCCATTATGCTTAAAGCAGTAAAAAGAAATGCTAATATACAACTAGTTGATATCAGCAGTTCTGGTTTAATACCGAGATATTCTGAATCTGTCATTGTGACAACCATTCAACTAGACAaccaaacaattaaaacaatttgcagCATGTGGCCTAAAGCGAAACGCCTTGTCTGTATGGATCAGATACTACCAAAAAATGCCAACCTACAACTGTATCATCAAAATCAAAAACTACAAATACAAGTTGTCAAGACCAGTGACATTTTCACACCCAGATCAGCAATGGACACCATGCCCAATCTAATAACATGGATTCTGGGTCACAAGAGTGAAGTCAAAACTATTGCTGAAATACTCCAACACGTTGCTCcccaacaaaaagaaacaaatcttGCAAACTTGATACAAAACTCAACAATTCAATTTCGTGATAATTATGGACAAAACATCCAAAATGTTCTTGCTTCTGAGGATGCCTTGCTTCGTCTagatggtgtatatattgtAGTTGGTGGTCTGACAGGGCTTGGTTGGGAATGTGTCCAATTCCTGGCAAAACGGGAAGCTGGGGCAGTTGTCATACTAAATCGCCGAATGGTACAAGAGGATAAATTACATGAAATAGGAAACATTGAACAAAAAtatggttgtgaaataaatgtcaTGCAGGCTGATGTGACTAACATGCCATATCTGAAAAAggtatttaaaacaattgaaGACAAATTTCCAAGAAAACAGTTAAAAGGTGTCTATTTTGGAGCAGGTGTGCTTGAAGACAAAATTTTGATCAATATGTCACGAGATACATTTATGAAGGTTGCAGCACCCAAGATACAAGGGGCTTGGAACATGCATGCACTTACAAAAAACAAGCCTCTTGATTTTTTCATCATGCATTCGTCCATAACAGCAGTATTTGGTAATGGTGGTCAGTCCAGTTATGGAGCAGCCAATGCTTTCCTGGATTCATTAGCACAAAAACGCAGACCAGCTGGACTTGTGGGGCAGAGTGTTAACTGGGGACCTCTGCGTCTTGGGATGCTGCAGGATAAACCAGATGTTGTGAACACTTATGAAGAACAAGGATATACACCACTTAGCAGAGAGGATATCCACAAATGTCTCATGCTCATACTCATGCATGACAAGCCTACTATCATTGCTGGTAAATTCAACTCCATCAAACTGGCCGATAGTATAACAAATGAGCATAATATGGCTGTACAGTTCAAGTTAAGCTCCATACTTGATGTTCCAACCCTGGAGAATTTACCAAAGGAAAAAATCAACAGGAAGCATCGTATCGATCTAGAACAACTAAAAGTTGCTGACACTGGCATTAGATTGGAAATAATTAGAGACTACACCACAGAATTACTCACAGATGTACTTAGCCTTAACAATGTAACTCTTGAATTAGACACGGGTGTTGTGAACTTGGGACTGGATTCTGTGCAAGCAATGACCATGAGCAACCACATCCATCAAACCTTCCAAGTGCGGATTTCTCCAAATGGGTTTCTCCAGCAAAATCTTTCAGTGAATGAAATTGCAGACATTATTAACTCAAAATTCACGACCTCTGTTGATAATATGGTAAGACAAGATGTTTCTTTTCTAGCCACTTCTCTGacgccataaataaaatgtgttgaatgtgtctttaaataaaacatttcattccttctcTAGCCACTGAACAGACACTTACTTACATGGAATACACTTTCTATAAGATTTACTGCAAGAATCCTGCTGATCCTAGTTTGTATTACGTCAACGAGATCTCGATACCAGAATCAGTAGCTCAAACAGAACTATGGAAGAAAATAGCTGAACAACTTATGCCACAACATGAAGTTCTGAGAATGACAAAAGGTACCTGAGACTGAAAACATCAGAtggaatgtgaaaaaaaaacattaacccAGTTGGAATGGCACCTGACTTCAGAATAGTGGCGGCAGAAGATTTGGATGAGATAGAGAAACACACAGCAGAAGCCTTTCACTTAGACAAAAATGGCACACTCTGCTTCAGTTTCATTCGTGGTAAAATATGTCACTTCAGAACAATATACAATAGCATTGGATTTGGCATGCAAGGAATTGGAGTCATTTTCAAAGACATGGTGGATATATTTCTTTCAATCCAACATGGCATAAAACTGCAAGATCTACAGACAGTAGGAGGAAGTCTAATAGTAGTGGAAATGGATAAGGTTTTGCAGAAGACAGGTCAGGCATTGAAGAACTTTTGGAAACATTGGCTTCAAGTAGAGATTCCTGTGATTACCTTGGGTACACCAGAACAACCAAATACATTGGAATCAGGATCAATTCAGGGAACACTAGAACCTGCTGGATACGATGCACTACTTGACTTATCAAAGTCCAAAGGCTTAagcatttttaaattaactacCAGTTTCTACCAACTGCTTTTTCATCTTATCACCGAAGAAAGATATGTTGCAATTTCGACATTAGTCGACGTCAAAAAGTATATTCCAAATGCTAGTAGTGCTGTTAGACTTGGAATCAATTACATTCCTTTACATTCCTTTGCTAGCCGAATTCCAATTAGATGATGTTAGtgtaatagtaaaatataaatataaaataataaaactgcaCTTCAAACAGCAATAGACCACTGTGTGTGTCGACTGGATATCATTAGAGAACTAGTAGGTTCTGAAAAGATCACAAACATTACTAGAAACAAGGTTGTGATTGTTGAAGATTAATTTGTGACACCTTTGTTAAGACTATCAAATGATGCAGGCTACACATTCGAAGTGACAAAGTCAGAAGACTTGGGAACCCTCACAGACACACAATTTAGTATGtaccaaagaaaaagaaatgacaTTTGTCTTGACATACAAGTCAAACATTTTATCTAAGAATCGTGCTAGAAATATCATGAAGGCCTTTGAGGAAATTGTTACTCAAATAACCAGTGATATTTCAGTGACAATTGCAAGTCTACTGAACATGGCAAGTATTATAAAGCTAAGAACAgatgacattaaaaaatatacagatGACACAGTTATGTGAAATTCACGAGGTCTTAGAGACATGTGACATGTATAGTAATATGAGCTGTGCTGAGGTTAAagactgaaatattttatattaagatgTATGTAGGAAGAGAGCAAGGTTTTTATTAAGTTcagttatatttaatataatatttaaaacaaaatattaatatatgatgTTAAATTTGGCTGTACAATTAATATAGATGTATCTATGTGATACAAAGCAAAACAATTAAACACCATGAGAAACAAGTCTTTGAATGAAAAGATCTTATATCTATATGTCAAGTTTCACATcgaacaacaataaaataaagttttaaaacaattaatattacaatacacagaaagtgttattttattaactattttaGTGTATAATGTTTTGTATGATAGTATTAGAGACAACTACATTCATGTTCATGGATTGCAAAATGAGGTGAATTAAATGTGAGAAGAATtgtataaatgaaataagaatTTTAATAGATGctcaaatataatataatataacaaaacaaatacaacactgaattatttttgtattttatatacaagGGGATAAAGTAAACCAGTAGTTATAGTGATGTATCTTAACTTTTGCGTTATAGACacttttagaaataacaatattcattaGCTGATGTAATGTTTATGACGAGatatcattatatatgtatttgctCATATTATCTTGGTGAATAAGCTTTGTTAAAGTTGATTTCAAGCACATAGTATTTTCTGTCAGGAAAAAAACCCTGTTGACAATAGGATTATTTCACAGATTATCACAAACTATATTTTGATACTACTACATATTTGTGTATAAAATAGTGTAATAACTTGTTACTAATTCCATGTTTCGTGATTACAGGGCCATAAATTGTGTCGCCTTTTGTACAGGTTACAAATTGCTCAAAATGCAATAGATGACATTTACAAATTGTACTAATTTGTACACTgtatatgaatgaatatatatatatagattccTGCTATTGGTGACTCATAATATATGTTTGTAGATCTCTCTTAAGTTATATTATCAGGTTACACTTAACTGGCTAATTTTGCAAATGCGGTCTTGATTGTAGATAACACCTTTGTCATTCACATATATTGTTCTAACTTGTACATTTACTAACATtgtagttaacaatgtttaataTGACAAGTTTATCTCTTATTTTACTCATAGCTTAGCAGCATACTTTTACAGCCTTTTCTGCCAGATGACACACTGACATACAGcttataatacatgccacaggTAGCACTGCGTATtctttcaatatatttatatatgcactCTGCGGTTGTCAGCATGTAGGTAGCTTATTCTTGGATTATTTGTTAACTGGTTGATAGTGtgtgatgattaatatatttttacttaATGTATTGCAATGTTGTTTCAACTGATGAGTATGCAAGTATTTTATGAGGTTTTGGTTAGTGATACGTTAATGTTAAAACTGAGTAGTCATATAATTTAATTGTCGTACCAGGTTACTTAGCGGTAGCACTAGCTAAAGTGCAGTGTCTTAATTTTACANNNNNNNNNNNNNNNNNNNNNNNNNNNNNNNNNNNNNNNNNNNNNNNNNNNNNNNNNNNNNNNNNNNNNNNNNNNNNNNNNNNNNNNNNNNNNNNNNNNNNNNNNNNNNNNNNNNNNNNNNNNNNNNNNNNNNNNNNNNNNNNNNNNNNNNNNNNNNNNNNNNNNNNNNNNNNNNNNNNNNNNNNNNNNNNNNNNNNNNNATTCTTACGCCATTTGAATTCGGGTAatagccaatctaattaaaattagctccactggttaatacactattacctgtggatctaacagcagcccattggagctcatgtccagttgacctttcattcaaccaatcaaaaccttacttgcagaattatGCCAGTGACGTGAATTTTTTTTGAAAACTTTCAGAattatgctgagggtatacgaaatgattggggtgaattacgaagtatgccggaaccTAATTTCAATACAAACTTTTAATGTTGAACTTTCATTTCAAGATGGAAAAACGTGTTATTATAGCCATAAAATATAGGGATATTTATTCTAGTACACaattcagagtttattactgcacgtTTGTCCCcgctttttaaatgttgaaataggcCAACACGTTCGCCTATTGCTTAAGTTGGCAATTTAACTGAATTGGGGTTCGACTATATGAACCACGGCCGTAACAGTCAAGGCCTGCTTATGTAAACGTAATGCAAAatggttataattattatttaatcccGTTGCCATAGAAATGAATCAACGTTCGGCCatagtgttaaaataactatcattatgttaaacaccagtaatttaaaatgtactaaggcctcaaactttcttttcatacaatcttaaaaaaaaacgcccataaaataaataatatggtgTAATATTTAGGACATACTGGTACACATTTGTTTCTTACTTTTAAAGATACTGAACTTCGACTTATATCTCGAAATCTGGACTTGTTTTGTTGAATGCTGaacttattattttgaaatgtcgGCATATTATCTCAAGATTTTAACTTATAATGTCAAGCTCTCGACCTGTTATCATGACTATATGCCACTGAAGGTACGTACGCACTGACAAGTATAGCATTCGACAATATAATTGGAGAGCTCATGATAATAGGTTCTGCCCTCAACATCAGAATAATAAGTCGAGATCTTAACATAAGGACCACTTTCCATTAAGATAATCTGCGCGCGGAAACGTGCATTTTCGTATCTACATTTTCGATATTTGACGTCGTCAAAGTACTTTTAAGCCACAAGTAAACATCGATCGACCTTTTTTTTCTGCGCATGCTGAATGCACACTCGTCTTATTAtcagttttggtgcactgtttggaatgaggaaaaaagaacaatcaactgaatggatccaccaaggtggttcgatcctacgatgcaagcacctcagacgagcactcaaccgactgagctaatctatatatatctatatatgtctatatatctatatatctatctatatctatatctatacatatctatacatatacatatacatatacatatacatatacatatacatatacatatctatattattattatattatgttttatttttttatttttttcccctAAGGACTACCAATATTTAGGACACTAGACTCTAGATGTCGGTAGAGTTATTTGATTCTAGGAacgaatctcctcagtggattaCTCAACCGTCCACTCCCAGACAAAATAGAGAATTTGCAAAAGATGAAGACATACTTCATGATGAAAGTTAAAATGTTGAATGCTCgacataataaatcaatagctCGAGATAATTTttccagtagcagcaagggatcttttatatgcattttgataggcttttgatataccagtcatgggacactagttgggacgggaaaaaacattcagaaaataatccactgaggagattcgtTCCTAGAATCAAATAACTCTACCGACATCTAGAGTCTAGTGTCCTAAATATTGGTAGTCCTTAgggggaaaaaaataaaaaaataaaacataatataataataatatgtatatgtatatgtatatgtatatgtatagatatgtatagatatagatatagatagatatatagatttatagacatatatatatatatatatatatatatatatatatatatatatatatatatatatatatcgaggggttagtgccagaaccacttatctcctttccacttcaatctgagaaaactgcactgaaaactttggaatgcacttaaaaatcggAAACTTAACTTTTGCTAAATAGTTTGCTTCTAGATGctagcagttatttgttttagtataaaccttaaaagttttgtctgctaataataataaatcatgatgtaattagatgaagaactgtttaatttattctggcTCCTGGAACTTGAACGCAAACAGCTCCAAACAGCatgccagagcaagctattttataaacagtttttcttacagtccagcatatgtgacaaattgtgtgaatctcaagtcaagaataatgttatcttgcagtgagtccaCGTGGCATACAGTAAACGTTTAATTTCGCAGCAGCTCTGAGACACTAATTgggtctgtgttgttaatactttcAAAATGTACTGGCggcaggaagtaattgtaaacaataacaaattatctttgGATGGCAGACACTGGAAAGGGTCATGTGTGTTTCCAGCTGTGTAcacagtaaccttatcctacacTGAGATGGTAAATTGTGctccctggtattgtagcaggttgctagaagctcttaacaagtttagaaaaacaatttgtcaaacaaagcaaagccttaaaaccagttataacagatatatttgttatactaattattacatgaaatgtaatctatcataccagttataacagatatatttattacactaattaaacacgaaatgtaagctatcacagtAAATTGCACCACCTGTAGTGTTGagctactgactgaattaataatcaaccgtTAAGATACgttaatacgtttaatgatttttaatacaccgtaatttaacgaaacaaaatgaatacagggccagtaactatattcagcatttttctttaaacgTTTTCACTCGTTCTAAAGTGTCTACGTGttgacatgttctaaaacaaaattatgttcttcaacttaatgatttaaacagcaatttagagagaataaaatgacaaatatatttacatcaacgtgtaatgattcctagcagaatgcgcattttcgtaggttttacaaaaatgcacaaaaatctcatcgtgtgtaagatgtttgcatgcAACATGGGTCAGAtgttactaaaacaatgtttagaagttatatgtgattaaaacttactaaaataatatgacattagcaaataattaccacaattctactgtccatgcaagtaatactactaaaggtaCCTGTGTTAaaaccaaaatctattgattgatatactttaaattgcacatatatgcactggcgtatccgggtagccagggattgggcacaagaagacctcttttttcacaataccaacttttataatgcatgtcaccccataaaatgtgtaaaagcagtgccctctatctccactccacccccaataaacaatcctggctaccctaatatgtatatatatatatggcttgtgaattgttaaaatcacctattccatgttccatgtttttttaaatcctaaaactctaggcgtttggtgcttgtggatagttgtgtatcaagttttaactgttatttttgtttccctAAGAATTCATTATGACGCAGGTGGGAAGGTGTGTGTTTCCCGTGATCGTGACTAtgtggatctacaaaacaaagctggctatgACACAGCACAACTCGAAACGAATACGGTAAGAGATGTCTTGAAATCTGAGCtggattattatcacatcttaagccagtgtctttccgcaacgttaattttcaatccagaccCCGGCAACCTGATCTGGGAGTTGTTTAAACCGTAGTTATCATATGTCCTCTCTGTGaggtatttcgacacttggtctgTAAAACAGCGATAAGGTATCATTTTATACGCATTTCCCCattgacaggaaagtacatatcacaatctttaatgtaccagtgaatgccattaagtacaataagaccaggtgtaaaacatatctaaatacagtttaatgcattgtCATCAGCACTGATCTGgtgcgtgattaagtataatgtttgtctaatgcgctcgtagaatgatatacatgtacacacacacattttatttaaacacactatagcagtaaccactttgttataatgaccagagatatctcatcattggaacatctgaaatgctacaattattccagttaatgtagtaatatctagatattttagcccagaaaacatgaatgtgcatacatttcaactactacaatgaacaatatttattattagtatgcatatttattttatgccatttatataaagggggtcgcttcttctaaccaattagttataatattgtcacagtgctaaacttcaactttataacaatacggattatatctttatttttacatgtgcattaattagaatgagttaattggtaatctgacgtctgccatGGTATCCACTTAGAGACATACCAACGaaaccaattagtgtcaagcactaattaaatatataacgagcaatataatacaatgcaatttaattgttgccacgggtattgcaggcgtctgaacgagtacaccTTGACAACTTTATATTACATAGATACGTGTTTAGTATGCGTtttataaataaggataatttaCCCATGAAAGACAGACTCGGGGAGAACAGGTACTGTTCACATGCCTTGACGTTCTCTCACCAAagcacaaactctactggaagatcCGAGAGACAGTTTTATAACAtaagcaatgtcaactctatcgggagacctgtgtgtcattcgcccaagagctctgacttgtatattatctgtatcaccatgttgttaatttattaattacgtTTCATGTTCATACtttttaactaaggttgttgcatatgggagccatgtttaaaaagagaaagaaaggaattttatatttaatgacacactcaacacaactacaggtatgtggtgtcagacgtggttaatgaccacaaatatattttagagaggaaactatgggcaacaatttttttattagcaccaagggatctttaatatatgcatcatcccacagacaggatagtaggcctacatatcatgttctgtaacaccagttgtgaagcattggctggaacgagaaatagtccaatgattacactaacagggatcgatcctagactgaccgtacaccaggccagcactttactactgggctacgtcctgcccccggcaaattaatttaattatttattttttttcctcTAATGCACATAGTAACTATTCagactaaaataagggaaaacaactttcctgtttaacaatagtactgtcggaaatagaataaaaattattttcgtcaattatttctttcatattaaactgacaagtaaatattttgtaaatacctatttaatgatagtgtacctaatttagcattcacttgtttgggctctcattgatgtacaaggtggtgtttactcttgaaataaaaattaaaatatcggTTAACAgaagatttgtgacctttattggaacagactataacacattttgatggatatgtgtcaatttcatttacccttaaacaaacttttaatttaaaactgcaagataaccgattattttgaattgcagcataaattattaattttgaccagcatatttagtgaatgtaaattcaatataaatatagtagaaatttacacaatcttgcaaccacttaaaggtgctatatcagaagttatatgtgaagCATCTGTTCGTGatgattctccaataaaaatgtattttctactagtagataaaatcatttcctataatcatttatgggcatatagttaaaggtgtagtctttaaatgttaaagcaaaat harbors:
- the LOC121379741 gene encoding uncharacterized protein LOC121379741, with amino-acid sequence MDIPESFNFVIHKQNHVYAEGKVEREHSFENITVDIENVKKRCRQTLTKQELYSSLQNGGLSFGENLQLVETSLKGETEVLSHLSLNPTIKDEMKETTIHPAILDSMLQTTGCFYQQGSERQRALPIQIEGLRILRPVEEKMLVYTTILKRTSSMNLFRISLMSLEGTVIADIEKFVTKNLGAQKDEMMFDTQWSPIKTLLKYDIQMDPSEKWLMIGNKDQNTVTNEHINFEFLDFDNLERYSAIVFSWQQQIEEDPSSEILLEQITRQAMTLKSLLLQLYTRNASIPLFIVTENAVHIENKVSSIDLVAGSCWGFVRSILREQVYIMTTIVDIHTDENTKFETLMYATIQQLMSEDNQGLDEFVVDGNSIWCQQVFPNDDMPLYRNNKLDTLCKASLLSRNKNSLSKLYLTYDSHVAQCDLPQPVEIMTTRVVMHDSHLYPQCSPETKVVTLEFIGTLSTGNDDQQNVVAFFPSRVNTFMTVPKQCIIEITNMPCYAPGLVTTLVLFWHHCMLIDNQIETSDTMYKMFVRWIGKAHSNMTNVMDIFIIYSNVTRFVAEALSIMLKAVKRNANIQLVDISSSGLIPRYSESVIVTTIQLDNQTIKTICSMWPKAKRLVCMDQILPKNANLQLYHQNQKLQIQVVKTSDIFTPRSAMDTMPNLITWILGHKSEVKTIAEILQHVAPQQKETNLANLIQNSTIQFRDNYGQNIQNVLASEDALLRLDGVYIVVGGLTGLGWECVQFLAKREAGAVVILNRRMVQEDKLHEIGNIEQKYGCEINVMQADVTNMPYLKKVFKTIEDKFPRKQLKGVYFGAGVLEDKILINMSRDTFMKVAAPKIQGAWNMHALTKNKPLDFFIMHSSITAVFGNGGQSSYGAANAFLDSLAQKRRPAGLVGQSVNWGPLRLGMLQDKPDVVNTYEEQGYTPLSREDIHKCLMLILMHDKPTIIAGKFNSIKLADSITNEHNMAVQFKLSSILDVPTLENLPKEKINRKHRIDLEQLKVADTGIRLEIIRDYTTELLTDVLSLNNVTLELDTGVVNLGLDSVQAMTMSNHIHQTFQVRISPNGFLQQNLSVNEIADIINSKFTTSVDNMVRQDVSFLATSLTP